One segment of Phragmites australis chromosome 13, lpPhrAust1.1, whole genome shotgun sequence DNA contains the following:
- the LOC133888001 gene encoding uncharacterized protein LOC133888001 isoform X2, producing MSEIHEKDKEIGKEEDEEEEEYVLLELDDCLYSDISPGAPFVLSGLDTLTPTMTIGDGLKMAGEYEETVGTCYLFSESAQPKPTSDEMTPSEENKDKSVSSSKEAQSKEVKHLASVQKILKFRPTNVDPQQHRAYLHKDKEI from the exons ATGTCGGAAATACATGAGAAAGATAAGGAAATTggcaaagaggaagatgaggaagaggaagagtaTGTCTTGCTAGAGTTGGATGATTGTCTTTATTCAGACATATCACCAGGTGCTCCATTTGTACTCTCC GGTTTGGATACACTGACTCCAACCATGACAATAGGTGATGGTCTGAAGATG GCTGGAGAATACGAAGAAACTGTTGGCACATGTTATCTATTCTCTGAAAGTG CTCAACCGAAACCTACTAGTGACGAGATGACACCTTCTGAGGAAAACAAGGACAAATCagtcagcagcagcaaggaagcTCAATCGAAGGAGGTGAAGCATCTTGCAAGCGTTCAAAAGATCCTCAAATTTCGGCCAACCAATGTAGATCCTCAGCAGCATAGAGCATACCTGCACAAGGACAAGGAAATCTGA
- the LOC133888001 gene encoding uncharacterized protein LOC133888001 isoform X1 — protein sequence MSEIHEKDKEIGKEEDEEEEEYVLLELDDCLYSDISPGAPFVLSGLDTLTPTMTIGDGLKMAGEYEETVGTCYLFSESEAQPKPTSDEMTPSEENKDKSVSSSKEAQSKEVKHLASVQKILKFRPTNVDPQQHRAYLHKDKEI from the exons ATGTCGGAAATACATGAGAAAGATAAGGAAATTggcaaagaggaagatgaggaagaggaagagtaTGTCTTGCTAGAGTTGGATGATTGTCTTTATTCAGACATATCACCAGGTGCTCCATTTGTACTCTCC GGTTTGGATACACTGACTCCAACCATGACAATAGGTGATGGTCTGAAGATG GCTGGAGAATACGAAGAAACTGTTGGCACATGTTATCTATTCTCTGAAAGTG AAGCTCAACCGAAACCTACTAGTGACGAGATGACACCTTCTGAGGAAAACAAGGACAAATCagtcagcagcagcaaggaagcTCAATCGAAGGAGGTGAAGCATCTTGCAAGCGTTCAAAAGATCCTCAAATTTCGGCCAACCAATGTAGATCCTCAGCAGCATAGAGCATACCTGCACAAGGACAAGGAAATCTGA